In the Clostridium beijerinckii genome, one interval contains:
- a CDS encoding YgiQ family radical SAM protein: protein MKLCKEFLPISKEDLKKRKIDQLDFIIVSGDAYVDHPSFGTAIIGRTLEAQGFNVGIIAQPNWHSSEDFKKLGKPKYGFLVNSGNIDSMVNHYTAAKKTRREDLYSPGGEAGHRPDRSIIVYCNRIREAYKDAAIAIGGIEASLRRFAHYDYWDNKVRRSILVDSKADLLMYGMGEKTVVQIAELLRYGANIKNITSVRGTCYLTKDISNIKNAVIVPSFDEVSTDKEAYGEAYKLEYYEQDSINGRTIIQQYGDRYLVQNPPQENLTQEEMDMTYDLPYTRTYHPIYEEKGGIPAIQEVKFSITSHRGCFGSCSFCALTFHQGRVIQNRGQESIIDEAKLLTTLPDFKGYIHDIGGPTANFRHRACKKQIEHGTCKNKQCMFPSPCKNLIIDHTEYLSLLKKVRKLPGIKKVFIRSGLRYDYLIHDKNDAFFKELCEHHISGQLKVAPEHVVPKVLNQMGKPTREVYDKFVNKYFQINKQIDKKQFLVPYLMSSHPGSDINAAIDLALYIKEMGYTPEQVQDFYPTPGSLSTTMYYTGFNPITGEKVYIPKTPEEKEMQRALIQFAVPKNYQKVKKALLKAHREDLIGNSKNCLIGFAPGKLGYQGKHKSNDSPRNNSNKNSNVSSKISNEKNSMSNTKNNSTNSNKKHSNKHSSDNYSNRRKRTI from the coding sequence ATGAAGCTTTGTAAAGAATTCTTACCTATTAGTAAAGAAGACTTAAAAAAAAGAAAAATTGACCAATTAGATTTTATTATTGTTTCTGGCGATGCTTATGTAGATCACCCTTCTTTTGGTACTGCTATTATAGGCAGAACTCTTGAAGCACAAGGTTTTAATGTTGGTATTATAGCTCAACCTAATTGGCATAGTTCTGAGGATTTCAAAAAATTAGGTAAGCCTAAATATGGTTTCCTAGTTAATTCAGGGAATATAGATTCTATGGTTAATCACTATACGGCCGCAAAGAAAACAAGACGTGAAGACTTATATTCTCCTGGAGGAGAGGCTGGCCACAGACCAGATAGATCAATAATTGTTTACTGCAACAGAATACGTGAAGCTTATAAAGATGCAGCTATTGCAATCGGAGGAATAGAGGCAAGTCTTAGACGTTTTGCTCACTATGACTACTGGGATAACAAAGTTAGAAGAAGTATCCTTGTAGATTCCAAAGCTGATTTATTGATGTACGGCATGGGCGAAAAAACCGTTGTTCAAATTGCAGAGTTATTAAGATATGGAGCAAATATTAAAAATATAACAAGTGTTCGTGGGACTTGTTATTTGACTAAAGATATATCTAATATTAAAAATGCAGTTATAGTCCCTTCATTTGACGAAGTATCTACGGATAAGGAAGCTTATGGTGAAGCTTATAAATTAGAATACTACGAACAAGATTCTATAAACGGTAGAACTATAATTCAACAATACGGTGATAGATATTTAGTTCAAAATCCACCTCAAGAAAACTTAACTCAAGAAGAAATGGATATGACATATGATTTACCTTACACAAGAACCTATCACCCTATATATGAAGAAAAGGGCGGCATACCTGCAATACAAGAAGTTAAATTTTCTATAACAAGCCATAGAGGCTGTTTCGGCTCATGTTCATTTTGTGCGCTAACATTTCATCAAGGAAGAGTAATTCAGAATAGAGGGCAAGAGTCAATAATTGACGAAGCAAAGCTTTTAACGACTTTACCTGACTTCAAAGGATATATTCATGATATTGGAGGTCCTACTGCAAATTTTAGACATAGAGCTTGTAAGAAACAAATAGAACACGGTACTTGCAAAAATAAACAATGTATGTTCCCTAGCCCATGTAAAAACTTGATAATAGATCATACTGAGTATCTTTCTCTATTAAAGAAAGTTAGAAAACTTCCTGGAATAAAAAAGGTATTTATACGTTCTGGTCTAAGATATGATTATTTAATACATGATAAAAATGATGCATTTTTTAAAGAATTATGTGAGCATCATATTAGTGGTCAGTTAAAGGTTGCTCCAGAACATGTAGTTCCAAAAGTATTGAATCAGATGGGTAAACCAACAAGAGAAGTCTATGATAAATTTGTTAATAAGTATTTTCAAATTAATAAGCAAATAGATAAAAAGCAATTTTTAGTGCCTTATTTAATGTCATCTCATCCAGGTTCTGATATAAATGCAGCAATAGATTTAGCATTATACATTAAAGAGATGGGATATACACCTGAACAAGTGCAAGATTTTTACCCAACACCAGGAAGCTTATCAACAACAATGTATTATACTGGATTCAACCCAATTACCGGAGAAAAAGTTTATATTCCAAAAACACCCGAAGAGAAAGAAATGCAAAGAGCTTTAATACAGTTTGCTGTTCCTAAAAATTATCAAAAAGTAAAGAAAGCTCTACTTAAAGCTCACAGAGAAGACCTAATTGGTAATAGTAAAAACTGTTTAATAGGCTTTGCTCCTGGAAAACTAGGCTATCAAGGTAAGCATAAATCAAACGATAGTCCTAGGAATAACTCAAATAAAAATTCAAATGTTAGTAGTAAAATATCTAATGAAAAAAATTCTATGAGTAATACTAAGAATAATTCAACTAATAGCAATAAAAAACACTCAAATAAACATTCATCTGATAATTATTCAAATAGAAGAAAAAGAACCATATAA
- a CDS encoding magnesium transporter MgtE N-terminal domain-containing protein produces the protein MELSIFLYTNILDKKVYDEFGDVLGTLRDIYVTTEDGYPRIIGYKLKKDGVAFHYEFRYIEFLNRDGKIKITTRGSKEILPMRYSYLLSENLLDKKIVDINGKQVVRVNDLRIAKIAGEYRVIGVETGKLARYRRLKIAGIMKFIYGIMRKKLEDKVLRWDDVESLEMVENNLKLSIPYKKLSTLHPADLADILENLDTNSRKQVLESLDEDLAADTLEEIDSEYKGTIIKELSDSKTVEVLENMPNDEIADLLDDLDEEEREKILVNLEKEDADEVKELLQYEDETVGSIMSKEFISVNLDITVGDTIEILKETKPDEEVIYYIYITDEEERVQGVVSLRDLIVSDSELKIREIMDYSVSRVRHDDEISEAIEVASKYDLNSVPVVDEYEKLIGIVIIHDLIDEFLYPLWKKKN, from the coding sequence ATGGAATTATCTATATTTCTATATACTAACATTCTAGATAAAAAAGTTTATGACGAGTTTGGTGATGTTTTAGGAACTCTAAGAGACATTTATGTGACTACGGAGGATGGATATCCTAGAATAATTGGGTATAAGCTTAAAAAGGACGGAGTAGCCTTTCATTATGAGTTTAGATATATAGAATTTTTAAATAGGGATGGTAAAATTAAGATCACAACAAGAGGAAGTAAAGAAATATTACCGATGAGGTACAGCTATCTTCTTTCAGAAAATCTATTAGATAAAAAGATAGTTGATATAAATGGAAAACAAGTTGTAAGGGTTAATGATTTGAGAATCGCAAAAATTGCAGGAGAATACAGAGTTATTGGAGTTGAAACAGGAAAATTAGCGAGATACAGAAGACTAAAAATAGCTGGTATTATGAAATTCATATACGGGATCATGAGAAAGAAGTTAGAAGATAAAGTTTTAAGATGGGATGATGTTGAATCCTTGGAAATGGTTGAAAATAATTTGAAATTATCCATACCATATAAAAAATTGTCAACTCTACATCCAGCGGACCTTGCAGATATATTAGAAAATCTAGATACAAACTCAAGAAAACAAGTGTTGGAATCGCTGGATGAGGATTTAGCAGCCGATACATTAGAGGAAATAGATTCAGAATATAAGGGGACAATAATTAAGGAATTATCTGACAGCAAAACTGTAGAAGTGCTAGAAAATATGCCTAATGATGAGATAGCTGATTTGTTAGATGATTTAGATGAAGAGGAAAGAGAAAAAATATTAGTGAATTTAGAAAAAGAAGATGCAGATGAAGTTAAGGAATTGTTGCAATATGAGGATGAAACTGTTGGTAGTATAATGAGTAAAGAATTTATATCTGTTAATCTAGATATTACAGTTGGAGATACTATTGAGATATTGAAAGAAACAAAACCAGATGAAGAAGTTATTTATTATATTTACATAACGGATGAAGAAGAACGTGTTCAAGGTGTGGTATCTTTAAGAGATTTAATAGTTAGTGATAGTGAGTTGAAGATAAGAGAAATAATGGACTATTCTGTATCACGTGTAAGGCATGATGATGAAATTAGCGAAGCTATAGAAGTTGCCTCAAAATATGATTTGAATTCAGTGCCAGTAGTAGATGAATACGAAAAATTAATTGGAATAGTAATTATTCATGATTTAATAGATGAATTTTTGTATCCACTCTGGAAGAAGAAAAATTAG
- the cysK gene encoding cysteine synthase A: protein MVYNGGLELIGNTPILKINNLIKDENSADIYVKLEKFNPGGSVKDRAALGMIERAEKEGVLKPGATIVEPTSGNTGIALALIGKLKGYSVTIVMPETMSKERRDLIKAYGANLILTEGSKGMKGAIEKALEIGSGEGFFIPQQFENIANPEKHYETTAEEIYKDIPDLDAFVAGVGSGGTVIGVSKNLKKKNSDIKAFAVEPANSPVLSGGNPGGHKIQGIGAGFVPGVYDKEYVDEILQVRDEDAFKTAKAFAENEGVLIGISSGAAVYAAIQVAKRLGKGKKVLAIAPDGGEKYISMGLYD from the coding sequence ATGGTTTATAATGGAGGATTAGAGTTAATAGGAAATACACCTATTTTAAAAATTAATAATTTAATTAAGGACGAAAATAGTGCAGATATATACGTAAAACTTGAAAAATTTAATCCGGGTGGAAGTGTTAAAGACAGAGCAGCGTTAGGAATGATCGAAAGAGCTGAGAAAGAAGGAGTATTAAAGCCAGGGGCAACAATAGTAGAGCCTACAAGCGGAAATACAGGAATAGCACTCGCACTTATAGGAAAATTGAAAGGTTATAGTGTAACAATAGTAATGCCAGAAACAATGAGTAAGGAAAGAAGAGATCTTATAAAAGCATACGGCGCAAATCTGATATTGACTGAAGGATCTAAGGGGATGAAGGGAGCTATAGAAAAGGCTCTAGAAATAGGAAGTGGAGAAGGATTTTTTATCCCTCAACAATTTGAAAATATAGCTAATCCAGAAAAGCACTATGAAACAACAGCAGAAGAAATATATAAAGACATTCCAGATTTAGATGCCTTTGTTGCAGGAGTTGGAAGTGGTGGAACTGTGATAGGAGTATCTAAAAATTTAAAAAAGAAGAATTCGGATATTAAAGCATTTGCAGTTGAACCAGCAAATTCACCAGTTTTAAGTGGTGGAAATCCAGGTGGTCATAAAATTCAAGGTATAGGGGCAGGATTTGTTCCAGGAGTTTATGATAAGGAATATGTAGATGAAATACTACAAGTAAGAGATGAAGATGCATTTAAAACAGCAAAAGCATTTGCTGAAAATGAAGGCGTATTGATTGGAATATCTTCAGGTGCAGCTGTATATGCAGCAATACAGGTTGCAAAAAGACTTGGAAAAGGTAAAAAGGTATTGGCTATTGCTCCAGATGGGGGAGAAAAGTATATATCTATGGGATTATATGATTAA
- the epsC gene encoding serine O-acetyltransferase EpsC, producing MFKKLNYDLERVLNEDPAAKSKLEVLLLYPCIHALISYRIAHALYLKKWFFLARLISQLSRFFTGIEIHPGAKIGKGLFIDHGMGVVIGETAEVGDNVTLYHGVTLGGTGKDVGKRHPTIEDDVLIGTGAKVLGPITVGKGAKIGANAVVVKNVPASATAIGVQAKNIVRNSASAAIIEISDLKGRKKKIFNDMVI from the coding sequence GTGTTTAAAAAATTAAATTACGATCTAGAAAGAGTTTTAAACGAAGATCCAGCAGCTAAAAGTAAACTGGAAGTATTATTATTGTACCCATGTATTCATGCACTAATATCATATAGAATCGCACATGCCCTATATTTAAAGAAATGGTTTTTCTTGGCGAGATTAATTTCCCAATTATCTAGGTTTTTTACAGGTATAGAAATTCATCCGGGAGCTAAGATAGGAAAAGGGTTGTTTATAGATCATGGAATGGGAGTAGTTATTGGTGAGACTGCAGAAGTTGGCGATAATGTTACGCTTTATCATGGTGTAACTCTAGGTGGTACAGGTAAGGACGTAGGGAAAAGGCATCCAACTATTGAGGATGATGTTTTAATAGGTACAGGTGCAAAGGTGCTTGGACCTATAACTGTAGGAAAGGGTGCTAAGATAGGAGCTAATGCTGTAGTTGTAAAGAATGTACCAGCAAGTGCAACAGCAATAGGAGTTCAGGCTAAAAATATTGTTAGAAATAGTGCAAGTGCAGCAATAATTGAAATTAGTGATTTAAAAGGACGCAAAAAGAAAATATTTAACGATATGGTTATTTAA